One Methylobacterium sp. 77 DNA window includes the following coding sequences:
- a CDS encoding ATP-binding protein → MISVAGVRGDLDVLTIAAGAGAMIAGGLVGSLSRPRMVALPEATTRERHSIAEALLANIPDPVILVDRRSVVIEVNPAARTLLPALKLKHPLSFALRTPDVLDGIEEVLRTGAALKTLYTTRVPTERAFEVQIGALPMPDGPGGGQPNVVLFLRDLTAARRLEAMRVDFVANASHELRTPLASLLGFIETLQGPARGDAPAREKFLGIMKAQAQRMTRLIDDLLSLSRIELREHVPPTQIVDLGQIARQMVDMQGPLARERGVNITLDAPDASYPVLGERDELVRVVENLVENAVKYGGSGGIVVVGLERSIRSASGKPQIALSVRDEGPGIAPEHIPRLTERFYRVDVASSRQQGGTGLGLAIVKHIVNRHRGKLVIESEPDRGTIVRALLPEHRPNNDVAPSA, encoded by the coding sequence ATGATCTCGGTCGCCGGCGTGAGAGGCGATCTCGACGTCCTGACCATCGCGGCGGGCGCGGGGGCGATGATTGCCGGCGGTCTCGTCGGCAGCCTGAGCCGGCCGCGCATGGTCGCATTGCCCGAGGCGACCACCCGCGAGCGCCATTCCATCGCCGAGGCGCTCCTCGCCAACATTCCCGATCCGGTGATCCTGGTGGACCGGCGCAGCGTGGTGATCGAGGTCAATCCCGCCGCTCGCACGCTGCTGCCCGCACTGAAACTCAAGCACCCGCTCTCCTTCGCTCTCAGGACGCCGGACGTGCTCGACGGGATCGAGGAGGTGCTGCGTACCGGCGCGGCGCTGAAGACGCTCTACACCACGCGGGTTCCCACCGAGCGGGCGTTCGAGGTCCAGATCGGCGCGCTGCCGATGCCGGACGGACCGGGGGGCGGGCAGCCCAACGTCGTCCTGTTCCTGCGCGATCTCACGGCAGCCCGCCGCCTCGAAGCAATGCGGGTCGATTTCGTCGCCAATGCCAGCCACGAGCTGCGCACGCCGCTGGCCTCTCTGCTCGGTTTCATCGAGACCCTGCAGGGGCCGGCCAGGGGCGATGCGCCGGCCCGGGAAAAGTTCCTGGGCATCATGAAGGCGCAGGCGCAGCGCATGACGCGCCTCATCGACGACCTGCTCTCTCTCTCCCGGATAGAACTACGCGAGCATGTGCCGCCGACGCAGATCGTCGATCTCGGACAGATCGCGCGGCAAATGGTGGACATGCAGGGGCCGCTGGCTCGCGAGCGCGGCGTCAACATCACCCTCGACGCGCCGGATGCATCCTATCCGGTTCTCGGCGAGCGCGACGAACTCGTCCGCGTGGTCGAGAATCTCGTGGAGAATGCGGTGAAATACGGTGGCAGCGGCGGCATCGTCGTCGTCGGCCTGGAGCGCAGCATCCGGTCGGCATCCGGAAAGCCGCAGATCGCCCTCAGCGTGCGGGACGAGGGGCCGGGCATCGCTCCGGAGCATATTCCCCGGCTGACCGAGCGGTTCTACCGGGTCGACGTGGCATCGAGCCGCCAGCAGGGCGGAACCGGCCTCGGGCTCGCCATCGTCAAGCACATCGTCAACCGTCACCGCGGCAAGCTCGTCATCGAGAGCGAGCCCGACCGGGGCACCATCGTCCGCGCGTTGTTGCCGGAACATCGGCCGAACAACGACGTGGCCCCAAGCGCCTGA
- a CDS encoding lysylphosphatidylglycerol synthase domain-containing protein, with product MNFVGEHQRPAESKAADAVTTAEVEDGAPPAPKRSYKNRYTWLGTAASIVIFAVSLGVLWKLSQQVTWAELHAALTAATGEQLGLAFLFVGVSYLFLTCYDALALRQLKIKVPYRTTALASFTSYAVSFTLGFPLLTAGTIRYWIYSKKGLSAAKIAALTVIAGFTFWLGMGVVLGLSLVVEAGQLAALTFTSIRLNQGVGFAALLMVFGYLGWVSLKRRHVRVKGWSLELPGATVSMSQMVVGIGDVCAAAATLYVLLPAGTTIGFTTFVGVYVLAAMLGIASNAPGGLGVFEATILLALSSLPRDQVLGSLLLFRVCYYLVPFIVALAMLGVYEIVRRLRRPSPSASSGS from the coding sequence ATGAACTTTGTGGGAGAGCATCAGCGGCCGGCCGAATCGAAGGCGGCCGACGCCGTGACGACGGCTGAAGTCGAGGATGGCGCGCCGCCCGCGCCCAAGCGTTCCTACAAGAACCGCTACACTTGGCTCGGCACCGCCGCCAGCATCGTCATTTTCGCCGTGTCGCTCGGCGTGCTGTGGAAGCTCTCGCAGCAGGTGACGTGGGCCGAACTGCACGCGGCGCTGACGGCGGCCACGGGCGAACAGCTCGGTCTCGCCTTCCTGTTCGTCGGCGTGAGCTACCTCTTCCTCACCTGTTACGACGCGCTCGCCCTGCGCCAGCTCAAGATCAAAGTCCCCTACAGGACGACGGCGCTCGCCTCTTTCACCAGCTACGCCGTCAGTTTCACCCTGGGCTTCCCGCTCCTGACGGCGGGGACGATCCGCTATTGGATCTACTCGAAGAAGGGCCTCAGCGCGGCCAAGATCGCGGCTCTGACGGTCATTGCCGGCTTCACCTTCTGGCTCGGCATGGGCGTGGTCCTCGGCCTCAGTCTCGTGGTCGAGGCCGGGCAATTGGCTGCACTCACCTTCACCAGTATCCGCCTGAACCAGGGCGTGGGGTTCGCCGCCCTGCTCATGGTGTTCGGCTATCTCGGCTGGGTCTCGCTCAAGCGCCGCCATGTCAGGGTCAAGGGCTGGTCGCTGGAACTGCCCGGCGCCACGGTGTCCATGAGCCAGATGGTAGTCGGCATCGGCGACGTCTGCGCGGCCGCGGCCACGCTCTATGTCCTGCTGCCGGCCGGCACGACCATCGGTTTCACCACCTTCGTCGGCGTCTACGTGCTGGCGGCGATGCTCGGTATCGCCTCCAACGCGCCGGGAGGTCTCGGGGTGTTCGAGGCCACCATCCTCCTCGCTCTGTCGAGCCTGCCGCGGGACCAGGTTCTCGGCTCGCTGCTGCTGTTCCGGGTCTGCTACTACCTCGTGCCCTTCATCGTCGCCCTGGCGATGCTCGGGGTCTATGAAATCGTCCGGCGCCTGCGCCGGCCCTCGCCATCCGCGTCCAGCGGTTCCTGA
- a CDS encoding uracil-DNA glycosylase — protein MLPDPDPDRPKSLADPEQVARRRSLLEAERLHPLRRLARRIAKERSSDVPEPDPLDGGTEARLLLLLETPGPSIGRTGFVSRDNPTGTAANLFRFLAESGIARRHSLIWNAVPWVIHAPGALNRAPRKAEIATAAAYLAPLIELLPSLDVVVLAGRVAGLSREPLRHLRPEMPVIAVPHPSPTYVCTSPAVAERIRAGLYEASAILLRPRPSPTQEGG, from the coding sequence ATGCTTCCCGACCCTGATCCGGACCGGCCGAAGAGCCTCGCCGATCCGGAGCAGGTCGCACGTCGCCGCTCCCTTCTCGAGGCGGAGCGCCTTCATCCTCTGCGCAGGCTGGCGCGGAGGATCGCGAAAGAGCGATCGTCGGATGTACCGGAGCCCGATCCGCTCGATGGCGGGACCGAGGCACGGCTGCTCCTGTTGCTGGAGACGCCGGGCCCCAGCATCGGCCGCACCGGTTTCGTCTCGCGCGACAACCCCACCGGGACCGCCGCCAACCTGTTCCGGTTCTTGGCGGAGTCAGGGATTGCCCGGCGCCACAGCCTCATCTGGAACGCGGTCCCCTGGGTCATCCACGCGCCCGGTGCCCTCAACCGAGCCCCGCGGAAGGCCGAGATCGCGACGGCCGCCGCCTATCTCGCCCCGTTGATCGAGCTGCTTCCGTCGCTCGACGTCGTCGTCCTCGCCGGTCGTGTCGCCGGCCTGTCGCGCGAACCGCTCCGGCACCTGCGGCCGGAGATGCCGGTCATCGCCGTTCCGCATCCGAGCCCGACCTATGTCTGTACGTCCCCGGCGGTCGCCGAACGGATCCGCGCGGGCCTGTACGAGGCGTCCGCGATCCTGCTCCGGCCACGGCCGTCACCAACTCAAGAGGGCGGATGA
- a CDS encoding PIG-L family deacetylase encodes MPVALALSPHLDDAAFSCGGTLATLADSGWRVVMATIFTASVPDPKGFALACQTDKGLGPEIDYMALRREEDRRAADALGIAPPLHLPFREAPHRGYSSPKELFAGPRDDDAIVAALSDAISQLVRDVAPDLVLAPQAVGGHVDHVQLVRALGSVRMDAPILWWRDFPYTVRHAEPKEPFGSDFAALPERAIHYSVSAEARKGRACAAYGTQLGYQFGGVDGLMRRLADEARSERFRLSGVLPGEAAAVFEDHASRP; translated from the coding sequence ATGCCCGTCGCCCTCGCGCTTTCGCCTCATCTCGACGATGCCGCCTTTTCCTGCGGCGGCACCCTCGCGACCCTGGCCGATTCCGGCTGGCGGGTGGTGATGGCGACGATCTTCACCGCCTCCGTCCCCGATCCGAAGGGCTTCGCCCTGGCCTGCCAGACCGACAAGGGATTGGGACCCGAGATCGACTACATGGCCCTTCGGCGAGAGGAGGATCGCCGGGCGGCGGACGCTCTCGGCATCGCGCCGCCCCTGCATCTGCCGTTCCGGGAAGCGCCGCATCGCGGCTACAGCTCGCCCAAGGAATTGTTCGCCGGTCCGCGCGATGACGATGCCATCGTCGCCGCCCTCTCGGATGCGATCTCGCAGCTCGTCCGCGACGTCGCGCCGGATCTCGTCCTCGCCCCTCAGGCTGTGGGAGGCCATGTCGACCACGTCCAGTTGGTCCGGGCCCTCGGCAGCGTGCGGATGGACGCTCCCATCCTGTGGTGGCGGGATTTCCCGTACACGGTCCGGCACGCTGAGCCAAAGGAGCCTTTCGGGTCCGATTTCGCAGCTCTGCCCGAGCGTGCGATTCACTATTCCGTGAGCGCCGAGGCACGGAAGGGGCGAGCTTGCGCCGCCTATGGGACCCAACTCGGATACCAGTTCGGCGGCGTCGATGGCTTGATGCGCCGTCTCGCCGACGAGGCACGGTCTGAGCGATTCCGCCTCTCCGGCGTGCTTCCTGGCGAAGCGGCAGCCGTGTTCGAGGATCATGCTTCCCGACCCTGA
- a CDS encoding glycosyltransferase family 4 protein, whose translation MRICFVSRRYFPAISGMSVYAQNLLRELVDAGHDVTMISQYRGDEFGTRVYGGGPPPAVPGVRVVGLEQLGEQASGDFERDIETMVDTIVAEHDRRPFDLLHAQYGYPTGWATLLASKRLGIPNVVSIQGGDGHWVGSCCETHRVAMCEVLAHANALLIGGRSFVGEVCDRLGSDPDRFTIVPGAVDTTRFTPGPAGHEGPVRLFYHGRVDRRKGVLDFIDALGLLRARGTPFEAVISGIGPDVDSSKARAAELNFSEASIRFTGYAEYHTVPDLYRQADVFVSPTYAEGFSNTILEAMAAGLAVVSTHAVGVSDCLRDGENGLLVHPGDVPALADALQRVIEDERLRRQLAHDGLEECRRVYSWNAVGRQIMEIYAEVVGERPRTDFADTLPHDPNCRFRAEPHLL comes from the coding sequence GTGAGGATCTGCTTCGTCAGCCGCCGCTACTTCCCGGCGATTTCCGGCATGAGCGTCTACGCGCAGAACCTGCTGCGCGAACTCGTCGATGCCGGCCACGACGTGACGATGATCAGCCAGTACCGGGGCGATGAATTCGGCACCCGCGTCTATGGCGGCGGCCCTCCTCCCGCGGTCCCGGGCGTGCGCGTCGTCGGCCTCGAGCAGCTGGGCGAGCAGGCGAGCGGAGATTTCGAGCGCGATATCGAAACGATGGTCGACACCATCGTCGCCGAGCACGACAGGCGCCCTTTCGATCTGCTGCATGCGCAATACGGCTACCCGACTGGTTGGGCGACGCTCCTCGCCTCGAAGCGGCTCGGCATTCCGAACGTCGTCTCGATCCAGGGCGGCGATGGCCATTGGGTCGGTTCCTGCTGTGAGACCCATCGCGTGGCGATGTGCGAGGTCCTGGCCCATGCCAATGCGCTTCTCATCGGCGGGCGCTCCTTCGTGGGCGAGGTCTGCGACCGGCTGGGCTCGGACCCCGATCGCTTCACCATCGTGCCGGGCGCGGTGGACACGACGCGATTTACTCCCGGTCCTGCCGGGCACGAAGGGCCGGTCAGGCTGTTCTATCACGGCCGCGTCGATCGCCGGAAAGGCGTGCTCGACTTCATCGACGCCCTCGGCCTGCTGCGCGCGCGCGGCACGCCCTTCGAGGCGGTGATTTCCGGCATCGGGCCTGACGTGGATTCCTCGAAGGCTCGCGCGGCCGAGCTGAATTTCTCAGAGGCCTCGATCCGCTTCACCGGCTACGCCGAGTATCACACCGTGCCCGACCTCTACCGGCAGGCGGACGTTTTCGTGTCGCCGACCTATGCGGAGGGGTTCTCCAACACCATCCTGGAGGCCATGGCGGCGGGTTTGGCCGTGGTCTCGACCCATGCGGTCGGCGTGTCCGACTGCCTGCGCGACGGCGAGAACGGTCTCCTGGTCCATCCCGGCGATGTTCCCGCTCTGGCGGATGCGCTTCAGCGCGTCATCGAGGACGAGCGGCTGCGCCGACAGCTCGCACACGATGGCCTGGAGGAATGCCGCCGCGTCTATTCCTGGAATGCCGTCGGTCGCCAGATCATGGAGATCTATGCGGAGGTGGTCGGCGAGCGGCCAAGGACGGATTTCGCCGACACCCTGCCACATGATCCGAACTGCCGGTTCCGCGCAGAGCCGCACCTTCTCTGA
- a CDS encoding sugar phosphate isomerase/epimerase family protein, producing the protein MSLRFAYNTNGTANHRLDDAIDLIADAGYQGVALTLDIHHLDPFAENWVQETQRVSSRLQRLGLGSVIETGARFLLDPKAKHEPTLVSGDASGRARRIGFLKRAVDIAVILHSEAVSFWAGVPKPGIDRDEARLWLADGVAEIVAYAREHGVVACLEPEPGMLIETLDDFAALKIEGLRLALDTGHCLVTGEREPAQAVTEFADSIGTVAIEDMARGEHIHLPFGEGDMDVAGVLDALDAIGFQRLVCVELSRESHRADVMVPTSLDYLRTCRNHKAGVSA; encoded by the coding sequence ATGAGTCTTCGCTTCGCCTACAACACCAACGGCACCGCCAACCACCGCCTGGACGACGCGATCGATCTCATCGCGGATGCCGGCTACCAGGGCGTGGCCCTGACCCTCGACATCCACCATCTCGATCCCTTCGCGGAGAATTGGGTCCAGGAGACTCAGCGCGTGTCGAGCCGGTTGCAGCGGCTCGGTCTCGGCAGCGTCATCGAGACGGGCGCCCGCTTCCTCCTCGATCCGAAGGCCAAGCACGAGCCGACGCTCGTGAGCGGCGACGCCTCGGGGCGTGCCCGGCGCATCGGCTTCCTGAAACGGGCGGTGGACATCGCCGTCATCCTGCATTCCGAGGCGGTCTCGTTCTGGGCGGGCGTGCCGAAACCCGGGATCGATCGCGACGAGGCTCGGCTCTGGCTCGCCGACGGCGTCGCCGAGATCGTCGCCTATGCCCGCGAGCACGGTGTCGTCGCGTGTCTGGAGCCGGAACCCGGCATGCTGATCGAGACCCTCGACGACTTCGCCGCCTTGAAGATCGAAGGGCTGCGGCTTGCTCTCGATACCGGCCATTGCCTCGTCACCGGCGAGCGTGAACCGGCGCAGGCGGTGACGGAATTCGCCGACAGCATCGGCACCGTGGCGATCGAGGACATGGCGCGGGGCGAGCACATCCATCTGCCCTTCGGCGAAGGCGACATGGATGTCGCCGGCGTGCTCGACGCCCTCGACGCCATAGGCTTCCAGCGTCTCGTCTGCGTCGAGCTCTCCCGCGAGAGCCACCGGGCCGACGTGATGGTGCCGACATCGCTCGACTATCTTCGGACCTGCCGCAACCACAAGGCCGGGGTGAGCGCGTGA
- a CDS encoding YcaO-like family protein — protein sequence MNEHDQDARARDPRIKAPRAYSHGGARIVEGLPSSLPEPVRAYLDILPKGRIVGFPLAPLDRTGIPVWFVSLFLDDPFFVGAMPSGIGYGATDDEALIGAVAEIAENLMPSLAVMPRKKERGTYHDLAKVFGAGSVADPLTLCLPAGSPVDRDTVLEWTPSIRARTGETVLMPLDIAATDYFELSEGYKPFTNLITNGLGAGPDVDFALGHGLLELLQRDGNGLLFRALDQGVMLDLDGIGPENRAMLDRLDGLGIRALPKFATDQFGLTNIYVVGYDRNPADAPVPVALSACGEACDPDRERAMRKALLEFQAARVRKAFGHGPLSFAERVTPPGYVNAFIQKALPSLDLEESRALKAMLEWIVLPPEGLRDVLQETVYSERSTKAFSDLPTTAAPDGHARGRIARERLEGAGFDVLYIECSPPGGSVGVVKAIVPGLEVETMSYHRIGERNAAKLIERDHPLISFGEASETKLPVRLTPEALDRLGGQPLFDVALADDIVGRHYPLYREPESHHAPFRLEQQGRAA from the coding sequence ATGAACGAACACGACCAGGACGCCAGGGCTCGCGATCCGCGCATCAAGGCGCCGCGCGCCTACAGCCACGGTGGCGCACGGATCGTCGAGGGCCTGCCCTCTTCGCTGCCCGAGCCGGTCCGCGCCTATCTCGACATCCTACCGAAGGGCCGCATCGTCGGCTTTCCGCTCGCGCCCCTCGACCGAACAGGCATCCCGGTCTGGTTCGTCTCGCTGTTCCTCGACGACCCGTTCTTCGTCGGAGCCATGCCGAGCGGCATCGGCTACGGCGCCACCGACGATGAGGCGCTGATCGGCGCAGTGGCGGAGATCGCCGAGAACCTGATGCCCTCGCTCGCGGTGATGCCGCGCAAGAAGGAGCGGGGCACGTATCATGATCTCGCGAAGGTCTTCGGTGCCGGTTCGGTCGCGGATCCTCTGACCCTGTGCCTGCCCGCCGGCTCCCCGGTCGACCGCGATACGGTGCTCGAATGGACACCGAGCATCCGCGCGCGCACCGGCGAGACCGTGCTGATGCCCCTCGACATCGCGGCCACCGATTACTTCGAGCTGTCGGAGGGCTACAAGCCTTTCACCAACCTCATCACCAACGGCCTCGGTGCCGGGCCGGACGTGGATTTCGCCCTCGGCCACGGCCTGCTCGAACTGCTCCAGCGCGATGGCAACGGCCTGCTGTTCCGGGCCCTCGACCAGGGCGTGATGCTCGATCTCGACGGGATCGGCCCCGAGAACCGGGCGATGCTGGATCGCCTCGACGGACTCGGCATCAGAGCGCTGCCGAAATTCGCCACCGACCAGTTCGGCCTGACCAACATCTACGTGGTCGGCTACGACCGGAACCCCGCCGACGCACCGGTCCCCGTGGCCCTTTCCGCCTGCGGAGAGGCCTGCGACCCGGACCGCGAGCGGGCCATGCGAAAGGCGCTCCTCGAATTCCAGGCCGCACGTGTCCGCAAGGCCTTCGGCCACGGTCCGCTGAGCTTCGCCGAGCGGGTGACCCCGCCGGGCTACGTCAACGCCTTCATCCAAAAGGCCCTGCCGAGCCTCGATCTGGAAGAGAGCCGCGCTCTCAAGGCGATGCTCGAATGGATCGTCCTGCCCCCGGAAGGCCTACGTGACGTCCTTCAGGAGACGGTCTATTCTGAGCGCAGCACCAAGGCCTTCTCGGATTTGCCGACCACCGCGGCTCCCGATGGCCATGCCCGCGGACGTATCGCCCGCGAGCGCCTCGAAGGGGCCGGTTTCGACGTTCTCTACATCGAGTGCTCGCCGCCGGGTGGAAGCGTCGGCGTGGTCAAGGCTATCGTGCCGGGGCTGGAAGTCGAGACGATGAGCTATCACCGCATTGGTGAGCGCAACGCCGCCAAACTGATCGAACGTGATCACCCGCTGATCTCGTTCGGTGAGGCGAGCGAGACGAAGCTGCCGGTGCGCCTCACGCCCGAGGCCCTGGACCGTCTCGGCGGCCAGCCGCTTTTCGACGTGGCGCTGGCGGACGACATCGTCGGACGGCATTACCCGCTCTACCGCGAGCCGGAATCGCATCATGCGCCGTTCCGTCTCGAGCAGCAGGGGAGGGCGGCATGA
- a CDS encoding Gfo/Idh/MocA family oxidoreductase has protein sequence MSDSIGWGIVGYGWVARDYMAPGIRAAGHRLVAVSDPGEASRAAAEAEGARAFPDLAGLLAEPEVEAVYVATPNHLHREAVEALATSGKAVLCEKPMAASLLDAEAMVAAVRHGGIFYGTAFDQRHHPAHRAMREAIRQGRIGAVTTIRIVYACWLDRAWASFVGQDNWRIDPVKAGGGALMDLAPHGIDLVDFLLDESIADIAALTQARAQNYAVDDGALLIGRTASGILANLHVAYNCPDALPRRRLEVIGTKGALTAIDTMGQVAGGTLTVTDGASGQVEAIPFDAEASPFLEQVRAFGSALRRPGERDAYSAERDLHTMRLLARAYECGSGGGEPPPISRTGLRP, from the coding sequence ATGAGCGACTCCATCGGTTGGGGCATCGTCGGCTACGGCTGGGTCGCACGCGATTACATGGCACCGGGCATCCGCGCGGCGGGACATCGGCTGGTCGCCGTGTCCGACCCCGGTGAAGCCTCCCGCGCGGCCGCCGAGGCGGAAGGCGCGCGGGCCTTTCCGGATCTCGCCGGATTGCTCGCTGAGCCCGAGGTCGAAGCGGTCTACGTGGCGACTCCCAATCACCTTCATCGCGAGGCGGTCGAGGCCCTGGCTACGTCGGGCAAGGCCGTTCTCTGCGAGAAGCCGATGGCGGCATCGCTCCTCGACGCCGAAGCCATGGTCGCGGCGGTCCGGCATGGCGGCATCTTCTACGGCACCGCTTTCGACCAGCGCCATCACCCGGCTCACCGGGCCATGCGCGAGGCGATCCGGCAGGGCCGCATCGGCGCGGTGACCACCATCCGCATCGTCTATGCCTGCTGGCTCGACCGGGCCTGGGCTTCGTTTGTCGGCCAGGACAATTGGCGCATCGATCCGGTGAAGGCCGGCGGCGGCGCTCTCATGGATCTCGCGCCCCACGGCATCGACCTCGTGGATTTCCTGCTCGATGAATCCATCGCGGACATCGCTGCGCTGACCCAGGCGAGGGCTCAGAATTACGCGGTCGATGACGGCGCGCTCCTCATCGGCCGCACCGCCTCCGGCATCCTCGCCAACCTCCATGTCGCCTATAATTGCCCGGATGCGCTGCCGCGCCGCCGCCTCGAAGTGATCGGGACCAAGGGCGCGCTCACCGCCATTGACACGATGGGACAGGTGGCCGGCGGCACCCTCACTGTCACCGATGGTGCCAGCGGGCAGGTCGAGGCGATTCCCTTCGACGCGGAGGCCTCGCCCTTCCTCGAGCAGGTCCGCGCCTTCGGCTCGGCCTTGCGTCGCCCTGGTGAGCGCGACGCGTACAGTGCCGAGCGCGACCTGCATACGATGCGCCTTCTGGCGCGGGCTTATGAATGCGGATCGGGCGGTGGCGAGCCGCCGCCGATTTCGAGAACAGGACTTCGTCCATAG
- a CDS encoding methyltransferase domain-containing protein — protein MIPFELLSPESGHPLKSDTPHSLRDVVTHARWPVIDGIPYLRTGRDELVAATLALLDDGRTDLALEGLLGDQDEWWTGPPADPLDLHGLVRDRDKASLRDAVRLLGWGRVGDYFLHRWTDPTFLAGLTLLEAHWNDPVCVFEFACGIGHYLREMQARGVKVAGADVVFAKLWVARHWVVGDKAQLVCFDAGSPHWPIPGAPVDLVVCNDAFYFLDDKPGVLECLRHNAGDDGWLVLSHIHNAERPGFSAGRAVSADEIEELFPDGLVYDDDELTRALVERRAPSPQRPTDLRHVEAFSVVAGAGMRPAPRAILDGLTWPNEGTALRLNPLYEPDPAGGYAVTWPSERYEAEYAPRVTYPLHSEGPETLDWVGGDQSPHEDRVRRREFVDLPERW, from the coding sequence ATGATCCCATTCGAACTCCTCTCCCCGGAATCTGGACATCCGCTCAAATCCGACACGCCGCACTCCTTGCGCGATGTCGTGACCCATGCGCGCTGGCCCGTGATCGATGGGATTCCCTATCTCCGAACTGGCCGAGACGAATTGGTGGCGGCGACGCTCGCCCTGCTCGACGACGGTCGGACCGATCTCGCGTTGGAGGGATTGCTTGGCGACCAGGACGAATGGTGGACCGGCCCGCCGGCCGACCCGCTCGATCTCCATGGCCTCGTGCGGGACCGCGACAAGGCGAGTCTCAGGGACGCCGTGCGATTGCTCGGTTGGGGCCGGGTCGGAGATTATTTCCTGCATCGATGGACCGATCCCACCTTCCTCGCCGGCCTGACGCTTCTCGAGGCGCATTGGAACGATCCGGTCTGCGTCTTCGAATTCGCCTGCGGCATCGGACACTATTTGCGTGAGATGCAGGCGCGGGGCGTCAAGGTGGCCGGGGCCGATGTTGTCTTTGCCAAGCTCTGGGTCGCGCGGCACTGGGTCGTCGGCGACAAGGCTCAGCTCGTCTGTTTCGATGCCGGATCGCCGCATTGGCCGATCCCCGGCGCCCCTGTGGATCTCGTGGTGTGCAACGACGCGTTCTACTTCCTCGACGACAAGCCGGGCGTGCTCGAATGCCTGCGCCACAATGCCGGCGACGATGGCTGGCTCGTTCTCAGCCACATCCACAACGCCGAACGGCCGGGCTTCTCGGCCGGTCGCGCCGTCTCGGCGGATGAGATCGAGGAGCTGTTTCCGGATGGCCTCGTCTATGACGACGACGAACTCACCCGCGCCCTCGTGGAGAGACGCGCTCCCTCGCCGCAGCGCCCGACGGATCTGCGCCATGTCGAGGCTTTCTCGGTGGTGGCCGGCGCTGGGATGCGGCCGGCGCCGCGTGCCATCCTCGATGGGCTGACATGGCCGAATGAGGGGACGGCCCTTCGGCTCAACCCTCTCTATGAGCCCGATCCGGCGGGCGGCTATGCCGTCACCTGGCCGTCGGAACGCTACGAGGCCGAATACGCGCCCCGAGTGACCTATCCGTTGCATTCGGAAGGCCCCGAGACCCTGGACTGGGTTGGCGGCGATCAATCCCCGCACGAGGATCGCGTCCGTCGCCGCGAGTTCGTCGACCTGCCGGAGCGCTGGTGA